Proteins from one bacterium genomic window:
- a CDS encoding carbohydrate binding domain-containing protein produces the protein MRTLRLVLSFVLVALLALGCRPAPLAVSNPGASVVQPVLKGELLLPGGYDTQATAGQVRANATVTLIDPSTFQAKGTGITASDGSFTVQALGSFTPVLGALYLLESSKALGGTSNAAFRLRTLVQFNAGGWTSVSGTSIRLSTTTTAAAILWDQQALSASDVIGKLVYDPVTGTLLPAALGATAPESLVRSVDGLVGEALALNLDPIQIVRPGPGGTYGLALGTTERNRLLNPSFEDRFSSWQLWDAQAVASYSLETAGAMDGRIFVRATAAASGDVWVGQGYTSKFMALGVKWEAGKTYTFSIFARAARAGDRIFLHANPQTGGATFNGSTISLTTSWQRYSLTFTPTDTTNKGVLVVRLGDKAGQTLYPTVVDLDGAQFEEGAATDLRPQGRLMLDGFGNAFESVGVTPVAGRGGTAVFIDRAVNVLPNSSFEKDADANGIPDGMVRVGSSTATISLDPDALFHGRALKLDKSTGATADYARFNHVYTYEAGKTYTFSVWVKGQNVSGPQSSTDFGIYVDAYLPNAALSSPDVRNVAAPVGTFDWTRVSFSHTFFNTCASASVIPIFRNKSGTVWFDGFQVEQGPKATPYAGEPGQDRLTYDAFRYVSKTQGTIAFWYQPTYSWTDGDFKLLSIDGANSIKWPVLYLSKVGGNLTLMTHGGPGSVWDAGATWTPTSEPWKAGEWHHLAITWGPAGDEIYFDGARVATGPFSGNLNGGSALNLLTFACNDFLNTNIFSVVNPQGALDGLKVWDVQRSPDEIRRAYLGVMP, from the coding sequence ATGCGTACGCTGCGGCTCGTCCTTAGCTTTGTCCTGGTTGCCCTCTTGGCCCTCGGCTGTCGTCCGGCGCCGCTTGCCGTCTCGAACCCCGGAGCGTCGGTGGTGCAGCCCGTCCTGAAGGGGGAGCTGTTGCTGCCCGGCGGTTACGACACCCAGGCGACGGCCGGCCAGGTCCGGGCCAACGCGACGGTGACCCTGATCGATCCGTCGACCTTCCAGGCCAAGGGCACGGGTATCACCGCGTCGGACGGCTCCTTCACCGTGCAGGCCCTCGGCTCGTTCACCCCCGTCCTGGGGGCGCTGTACCTCCTGGAGTCCAGCAAGGCGCTAGGCGGCACCTCGAACGCGGCCTTCAGGTTGCGGACCCTGGTGCAGTTCAACGCGGGCGGCTGGACCTCCGTCTCGGGGACGAGCATCCGGCTTTCCACCACCACGACGGCCGCCGCCATCCTCTGGGATCAGCAGGCTCTCTCGGCCTCGGACGTCATCGGCAAGCTCGTCTACGATCCGGTGACGGGGACCCTCCTGCCCGCCGCGCTGGGCGCGACGGCGCCGGAATCGCTCGTGCGATCGGTGGATGGGCTCGTCGGCGAGGCCCTCGCCCTCAACCTGGATCCGATCCAGATCGTGCGCCCGGGACCGGGCGGCACCTACGGGCTCGCGCTGGGGACCACCGAGCGCAATCGCCTCTTGAATCCTTCCTTCGAGGATCGCTTCTCGTCCTGGCAGCTGTGGGACGCGCAAGCGGTGGCCAGCTATTCGCTCGAAACGGCAGGGGCGATGGACGGCAGGATCTTCGTCCGTGCGACGGCGGCGGCGAGCGGGGACGTCTGGGTGGGGCAGGGCTATACCTCCAAGTTCATGGCCCTGGGCGTCAAGTGGGAAGCGGGCAAGACCTATACCTTCTCGATTTTCGCGCGCGCCGCGCGCGCCGGCGATCGCATCTTCCTCCACGCCAATCCCCAGACCGGCGGAGCCACCTTCAATGGCTCCACGATCTCGCTAACGACCAGCTGGCAGCGCTATTCGCTCACCTTCACCCCGACGGACACCACCAACAAGGGCGTGCTGGTGGTCAGGCTGGGGGATAAGGCAGGGCAGACCCTGTATCCGACGGTTGTCGATCTCGACGGGGCTCAGTTCGAGGAAGGCGCCGCGACCGATTTACGCCCTCAGGGTCGGCTGATGCTCGATGGCTTCGGCAACGCCTTCGAGAGCGTCGGGGTGACGCCGGTCGCCGGGCGCGGCGGGACGGCCGTCTTCATCGATCGCGCGGTCAACGTTCTGCCGAACTCCAGCTTCGAAAAGGACGCGGATGCTAACGGCATCCCGGACGGGATGGTCCGGGTCGGTTCGAGCACGGCGACCATCTCGCTGGACCCGGACGCCCTCTTCCATGGGCGTGCGCTCAAGCTCGACAAGAGCACGGGTGCGACAGCGGATTACGCCCGCTTCAATCACGTCTACACCTACGAGGCGGGCAAGACCTATACCTTCTCGGTCTGGGTCAAGGGGCAAAACGTTTCGGGGCCTCAGAGCTCCACCGATTTCGGGATCTACGTGGATGCTTACCTCCCGAATGCGGCCCTCTCCTCGCCGGACGTCCGCAACGTCGCAGCACCCGTGGGCACCTTCGATTGGACCCGGGTTTCCTTCTCGCATACCTTCTTCAACACCTGCGCGTCGGCTTCGGTGATCCCGATCTTCCGCAACAAGAGCGGCACGGTCTGGTTCGACGGCTTCCAGGTGGAGCAGGGCCCCAAGGCGACGCCTTACGCCGGCGAGCCCGGGCAGGATCGCCTGACCTACGATGCCTTCCGGTACGTCAGCAAGACGCAGGGCACGATCGCGTTCTGGTACCAGCCGACGTACTCCTGGACCGACGGGGACTTCAAGCTGCTCTCGATCGATGGGGCGAATAGTATCAAGTGGCCCGTGCTCTACTTGTCCAAGGTCGGTGGTAACCTCACCCTGATGACCCATGGGGGCCCCGGTTCGGTTTGGGATGCCGGCGCGACCTGGACGCCCACCTCGGAGCCCTGGAAAGCAGGCGAGTGGCATCACTTGGCGATCACCTGGGGGCCTGCAGGTGACGAGATCTACTTCGACGGCGCGCGGGTGGCGACAGGGCCCTTTTCAGGCAACCTCAACGGGGGCTCGGCGCTCAACCTGCTCACTTTTGCCTGCAACGACTTCCTGAACACGAACATCTTCTCGGTGGTCAACCCGCAAGGGGCACTGGACGGTCTCAAGGTCTGGGACGTGCAGCGATCGCCCGACGAGATTCGTCGCGCCTACCTGGGAGTGATGCCATGA
- a CDS encoding NifU family protein, which produces MPKIAEIEPTPNPNAIKFVLKEALTTGVARSYDNADAAANDPLASELFAIPHVINVFYQDKWLTVTQDGKASWSELMRELAVPIRAAGSERSPSDASNATRQAIVAEGDETRLARINEVLDTKVRPALAADGGGLEVIELAGKILKVHYQGACGSCPSSLTGTLMGIENLLQSIEPGLMLEAV; this is translated from the coding sequence ATGCCCAAGATCGCCGAAATCGAGCCCACGCCCAACCCGAACGCCATCAAGTTCGTGCTCAAGGAAGCGCTGACTACGGGCGTCGCCCGCTCCTACGACAACGCCGACGCCGCGGCGAACGATCCTTTGGCCTCGGAGCTCTTCGCCATCCCGCACGTCATCAACGTCTTCTACCAGGACAAGTGGCTGACCGTGACCCAGGACGGCAAGGCCTCTTGGTCCGAGCTGATGCGCGAGCTGGCCGTGCCCATCCGCGCGGCGGGCTCCGAGCGATCGCCGAGCGATGCCAGCAACGCTACGCGCCAGGCCATCGTGGCCGAAGGGGACGAGACGCGCCTCGCCCGCATCAACGAGGTCCTGGACACCAAGGTGCGTCCGGCGCTCGCCGCCGACGGCGGCGGGCTCGAAGTGATCGAGCTTGCGGGCAAGATCCTCAAGGTCCACTACCAGGGCGCCTGCGGCAGCTGCCCCAGCTCCTTGACCGGCACCCTGATGGGCATCGAGAACCTGCTCCAGAGCATCGAGCCGGGCCTGATGCTCGAAGCCGTCTAA
- a CDS encoding SUF system NifU family Fe-S cluster assembly protein — protein sequence MADQKQLYQEVILEHNKKPRNFGAVENPNRKAEGHNPVCGDHITLTLDVEGDRIEKIAFTGDSCAICKASASMMTTNIKGKTVEEAENLIQEFRDLATGKITAETPGHHLGRLTVFSGIATLPSRVKCAVLPWHTLHAAFANAENVSTEGSADPAH from the coding sequence ATGGCCGACCAGAAGCAGCTCTACCAGGAAGTGATCCTGGAGCACAACAAGAAGCCCCGCAACTTCGGCGCGGTGGAGAACCCCAACCGCAAGGCCGAGGGCCACAACCCGGTCTGCGGCGACCACATCACGCTCACCCTCGACGTGGAAGGCGATCGCATCGAGAAGATCGCCTTCACCGGCGACTCGTGCGCCATCTGCAAGGCCTCGGCCTCGATGATGACGACCAACATCAAGGGTAAGACCGTCGAAGAGGCCGAGAACCTGATCCAGGAATTCCGGGATCTGGCCACGGGCAAGATCACCGCCGAGACCCCGGGCCACCACCTGGGTCGCCTCACCGTCTTCTCGGGCATCGCCACCCTGCCCTCGCGGGTCAAGTGCGCGGTCCTGCCCTGGCACACGCTGCATGCGGCCTTCGCGAACGCCGAGAACGTCTCGACCGAAGGCAGCGCCGACCCCGCTCACTAA
- a CDS encoding cysteine desulfurase, whose protein sequence is MTTTTTRKLQDAPFDVARVRADFPILKREVNGKPLVYLDNGASSQMPQPVIDRLNRYHTSEHSNVHRGVHTLSEAASAEYEAVRGKAQRFINAKDEREIVFVRGATEGVNLVMHGYGRLFIKEGDEILVSAMEHHANIVPWQMLCQEKGCVLKVIPMNDAGELLLDEYQKLLGPKTKLVAVTHVSNALGTVNPVKEMVAMAHEAGAVVLVDGAQAVPHMKVDVQDLDADFYVFSGHKMCGPTGSGILYGKAALLVKMQPFMGGGDMILSVSFEKTTYNEIPFKFEAGTPAIAPMIGLGAAIDYLEGIGMDKIGAYEHQLLAYATERFAELEGVRIVGTAKDKAAVISFVIEGVHPHDVGTILDSEGVAVRAGHHCAQPVMIRMGVPATTRASLAFYNTPEEVDALIEGIKTVQRIFG, encoded by the coding sequence ATGACCACCACGACCACCCGCAAGCTTCAGGATGCGCCCTTCGACGTCGCGCGCGTGCGCGCCGACTTCCCGATCCTGAAGCGCGAGGTCAACGGCAAGCCCCTCGTCTACCTGGACAACGGGGCCTCGAGCCAGATGCCCCAGCCCGTGATCGACCGGCTCAACCGCTATCACACGAGCGAGCATTCGAACGTCCACCGGGGCGTCCACACCCTCAGCGAGGCCGCCTCGGCCGAGTACGAGGCGGTGCGGGGCAAGGCCCAGCGCTTCATCAACGCCAAGGACGAACGCGAGATCGTCTTCGTGCGCGGTGCGACCGAGGGCGTGAACCTGGTCATGCACGGCTATGGCCGCCTCTTCATCAAGGAGGGCGACGAGATCCTGGTCTCGGCCATGGAGCACCACGCCAACATCGTGCCCTGGCAGATGCTCTGCCAGGAGAAGGGGTGCGTCCTCAAGGTCATCCCCATGAACGATGCCGGCGAGTTGTTGCTCGACGAGTACCAGAAGCTCCTGGGGCCCAAGACCAAGCTCGTGGCCGTCACCCACGTTTCCAACGCGCTGGGCACCGTCAACCCGGTCAAGGAGATGGTCGCCATGGCCCACGAAGCGGGTGCTGTGGTGCTGGTGGACGGCGCTCAGGCCGTCCCCCACATGAAGGTGGACGTCCAGGACCTGGACGCGGACTTCTACGTCTTCTCGGGCCACAAGATGTGCGGCCCTACCGGCAGCGGCATCCTCTACGGCAAGGCCGCGCTGCTCGTGAAGATGCAGCCCTTCATGGGCGGCGGGGACATGATCCTCAGCGTCTCGTTCGAGAAGACCACCTACAACGAAATCCCCTTCAAGTTCGAGGCGGGCACCCCTGCAATCGCCCCCATGATCGGCCTGGGTGCTGCCATCGACTACCTCGAAGGCATCGGCATGGACAAGATCGGCGCCTACGAGCACCAGCTCCTGGCGTACGCCACCGAGCGCTTCGCCGAGCTCGAAGGGGTGCGGATCGTCGGTACGGCCAAGGACAAGGCGGCGGTCATCTCCTTTGTGATCGAGGGCGTCCACCCGCACGACGTGGGGACCATCCTCGACTCCGAGGGCGTTGCCGTGCGCGCCGGCCACCACTGTGCCCAGCCGGTCATGATCCGGATGGGGGTGCCTGCCACGACACGCGCCTCCTTGGCCTTCTACAACACCCCAGAGGAAGTCGATGCCTTGATCGAAGGCATCAAGACCGTTCAGAGGATTTTCGGGTAA
- the sufD gene encoding Fe-S cluster assembly protein SufD, with translation MPTTAAQGSETLGRVQDAFLASLIALKPELTERLSALTLPTIKDEEWRFTNLATLKQATFAPATQAPEVTLEDIAPFILPEARASRMVFVNGLHAPHLSDVSALGHTIEFASETWEETEGDAFDALNALFATASTAIRIPRAQLAPSPIHLLFVTVPQETPVMASPRVKVTLETMSEATLIEDYVALGDGAAFTNTATEFSVAAGARLKHVRLQRENRQTHHLGRSVATLARDAVYAAHAISLGGVFSRYEPKAVQTAEGTDVSMHGLLLLSGEQLGDTHSTLDHAMPHGTSNQIHKCIVADKARAVFNGKILVRKDAQQTNSAQSSRNLLLSPKARVDAKPQLEIFADDVKCAHGATVGQLDPEEVFYLQSRGLSESDARSLLVYAFAAEVFEHVPIPSIKEQLRTLVQEQLLASQSE, from the coding sequence ATGCCGACCACCGCTGCCCAAGGCTCGGAAACGCTGGGGCGCGTCCAAGACGCCTTCCTGGCGAGCCTGATCGCCCTGAAGCCCGAGCTGACCGAGCGCCTCTCGGCCCTCACCTTGCCCACCATCAAGGATGAGGAGTGGCGCTTCACGAACCTCGCCACCCTCAAGCAGGCGACCTTCGCCCCGGCCACCCAGGCCCCCGAGGTCACCCTCGAGGACATCGCCCCCTTCATCCTGCCCGAGGCCCGGGCGAGCCGCATGGTCTTCGTCAACGGCCTGCACGCGCCGCACCTCTCGGACGTGAGCGCCCTGGGCCATACCATCGAGTTCGCCTCCGAGACCTGGGAAGAGACCGAGGGCGATGCCTTCGACGCCCTGAACGCCCTCTTCGCGACGGCCTCGACCGCGATCCGGATTCCCCGCGCGCAGCTTGCGCCCTCGCCCATCCACCTCTTGTTCGTCACCGTCCCGCAGGAGACGCCCGTCATGGCTTCTCCCCGCGTCAAGGTGACCCTCGAGACCATGAGCGAGGCGACCCTCATCGAGGACTACGTCGCCCTCGGCGACGGCGCCGCCTTCACCAACACGGCGACCGAGTTCTCGGTGGCCGCCGGTGCGCGCCTCAAGCACGTCCGACTCCAGCGGGAGAACAGGCAGACCCACCACCTGGGCCGCAGCGTGGCGACGCTTGCCCGCGATGCGGTCTACGCCGCGCACGCCATCAGCCTCGGCGGCGTCTTCTCGCGCTACGAGCCCAAGGCAGTCCAGACCGCCGAAGGCACCGACGTGAGCATGCACGGCCTGTTGCTGCTCTCGGGCGAACAGCTCGGCGATACCCACAGCACCCTGGACCACGCCATGCCCCACGGCACGAGCAACCAGATCCACAAGTGCATCGTGGCCGACAAGGCCCGCGCGGTCTTCAACGGCAAGATCCTGGTCCGCAAGGACGCCCAGCAGACCAACTCGGCCCAGTCGAGCCGCAATCTGCTGTTGTCGCCCAAGGCCCGGGTGGACGCCAAGCCCCAGCTCGAGATCTTCGCCGATGACGTGAAGTGCGCCCACGGCGCCACCGTCGGCCAGCTCGATCCCGAGGAGGTCTTCTACCTCCAGAGCCGCGGCCTCAGCGAATCGGACGCCCGGAGCCTCCTGGTGTACGCCTTTGCCGCCGAGGTCTTCGAGCACGTGCCCATCCCCTCGATCAAGGAGCAACTGCGCACCCTCGTGCAGGAGCAGCTCCTCGCGAGCCAAAGCGAATAG
- the sufC gene encoding Fe-S cluster assembly ATPase SufC, whose product MIVPNSNVILEVRDLTANVAGVEILKGVNLTIREGEVHAIMGPNGSGKSTLSKVLAGHPDYEITGGTVLFRGKNLLELEADERAKAGLFLSFQYPVEIPGVSNAAFLRLAYNTVAESRGQDELDPLEFDDFIREKIKVVEMDPGFLDRSVNEGFSGGEKKRNEILQMAVLEPTLAILDETDSGLDIDALRIVSNGINQLSNEKNAVLMVTHYQRLLNYVEPDFVHVFADGQVIKTGGKELALELESRGYDWVRDEQKATV is encoded by the coding sequence ATGATCGTCCCCAACAGCAACGTCATTCTCGAAGTCCGTGACCTGACGGCCAACGTGGCCGGGGTCGAGATCCTCAAGGGCGTCAACCTGACGATCCGCGAGGGCGAGGTCCATGCGATCATGGGCCCGAACGGCTCGGGCAAGAGCACCCTCTCCAAGGTGCTCGCGGGCCACCCCGACTACGAGATCACCGGCGGCACGGTCCTCTTCCGCGGCAAGAACCTGCTCGAACTCGAAGCCGACGAGCGCGCCAAGGCGGGCCTCTTCCTGTCGTTCCAGTACCCGGTCGAGATCCCGGGCGTCTCGAACGCCGCCTTCCTGCGCCTGGCCTACAACACCGTGGCCGAGAGCCGCGGCCAGGACGAGCTGGATCCGCTCGAGTTCGACGACTTCATCCGCGAGAAGATCAAGGTCGTCGAGATGGACCCCGGGTTCCTCGATCGCTCGGTCAACGAGGGCTTCTCGGGCGGTGAGAAGAAGCGCAACGAGATCCTCCAGATGGCGGTGCTCGAGCCGACGCTCGCCATCCTCGACGAGACCGACTCGGGCCTCGACATCGACGCGCTGCGCATCGTCTCGAACGGCATCAACCAGCTCTCCAACGAGAAGAACGCCGTCCTGATGGTCACCCACTACCAGCGCCTGCTCAACTACGTGGAGCCCGACTTCGTCCACGTGTTCGCCGACGGCCAGGTCATCAAGACCGGCGGCAAGGAGCTCGCCCTCGAGCTCGAGAGCCGCGGCTACGACTGGGTCCGCGACGAGCAGAAGGCGACGGTATAG
- the sufB gene encoding Fe-S cluster assembly protein SufB, translating to MSVQAVVNQPYKHGFVTEIETDSLPKGLNEDVIRTISAKKNEPEWLLEFRLKAYRHWLTMTEPHWTTFEYGPIDYQDIVYYSAPKQKKKLNSMDEVDPELVRTFEKLGIPLSEQKQLANVAVDVVFDSVSVTTTFKEKLKEAGVIFCSFSEAVQEYPELVKKYLGSVVPYTDNFFAALNSAVFTDGSFVFIPKNTVCPMELSTYFRINNEESGQFERTLIVCEEGSEVSYLEGCTAPKFDTNQLHAAVVELVALDDSYIKYSTVQNWYAGDEEGVGGIYNFVTKRGLCKGKNSKISWTQVETGSAITWKYPSCVLLGEGSVGEFYSVALTNHMQQADTGTKMLHIGKNTRSTIISKGISAGKSNNSYRGLVKIAPGASGARNYSQCDSMLIGDECQANTFPYIDVQNHTGKVEHEASTSKIGEEQLFYFAQRGIGSEEAISMIINGFCKDVFTQLPMEFAVEATKLLGLKLEGSVG from the coding sequence ATGAGCGTTCAGGCCGTCGTCAATCAGCCTTACAAGCACGGCTTCGTCACCGAGATCGAGACCGACTCGCTGCCCAAGGGGCTGAACGAAGACGTCATCCGCACCATCTCGGCCAAGAAGAACGAGCCCGAGTGGCTGCTCGAGTTCCGCCTCAAGGCGTACCGCCACTGGCTGACCATGACCGAGCCCCACTGGACCACCTTCGAGTACGGTCCGATCGACTATCAGGACATCGTCTACTACTCGGCCCCCAAGCAGAAGAAGAAGCTCAACAGCATGGACGAGGTGGACCCCGAGCTGGTCCGCACCTTCGAGAAGCTGGGGATTCCCCTCTCCGAGCAGAAGCAGCTCGCCAACGTGGCGGTGGACGTGGTCTTCGACAGCGTCTCGGTCACCACCACCTTCAAGGAGAAGCTCAAGGAAGCGGGCGTCATCTTCTGCTCCTTCTCCGAGGCCGTCCAGGAGTACCCCGAGCTGGTCAAGAAGTACCTGGGCTCGGTGGTTCCCTACACCGACAACTTCTTCGCCGCGCTCAACTCGGCGGTCTTCACCGACGGCTCGTTCGTCTTCATCCCGAAGAACACCGTCTGCCCCATGGAGCTGTCCACCTACTTCCGCATCAACAACGAGGAGTCGGGCCAGTTCGAGCGGACCCTCATCGTCTGCGAAGAGGGCTCCGAAGTCAGCTACCTGGAAGGCTGCACCGCCCCCAAGTTCGACACCAACCAGCTGCATGCGGCGGTGGTCGAGCTGGTGGCGCTCGACGACAGCTACATCAAGTACTCGACCGTGCAGAACTGGTACGCGGGTGACGAAGAGGGCGTCGGCGGCATCTACAACTTCGTGACCAAGCGCGGCCTGTGCAAGGGCAAGAACTCCAAGATCTCGTGGACCCAGGTGGAGACCGGCTCGGCCATCACCTGGAAGTACCCGAGCTGCGTGCTTTTGGGCGAAGGGTCGGTCGGCGAGTTCTACTCGGTGGCGCTCACCAACCACATGCAGCAGGCCGACACGGGCACCAAGATGCTCCACATCGGCAAGAACACCCGCAGCACCATCATCTCCAAGGGCATCTCGGCCGGCAAGTCCAACAACAGCTATCGCGGGCTGGTCAAGATCGCCCCGGGCGCCTCGGGTGCCCGCAACTACTCGCAGTGCGACTCGATGCTGATCGGCGACGAGTGCCAGGCCAACACCTTCCCCTATATCGACGTCCAGAACCATACGGGCAAGGTGGAGCACGAGGCCTCGACCTCCAAGATCGGCGAGGAGCAGCTCTTCTACTTCGCCCAGCGCGGCATCGGTTCCGAAGAGGCCATCTCGATGATCATCAATGGCTTCTGCAAGGATGTGTTCACCCAGTTGCCCATGGAGTTCGCCGTCGAGGCGACCAAGCTGCTGGGCCTCAAATTGGAAGGTAGCGTCGGATGA
- a CDS encoding MCP four helix bundle domain-containing protein encodes MRLKIGTKLLSGFGIILALTAIVGLASLAKLNAVNDLLIDMYERQAMGLSVIKEANLNLIYLDRSEKNAILSDDATDIEKRITRSDTYLSRLKELLTQYRSLIVTDEARRIQSETVELVRELEPYLSQAHTLTRANRDAEATQLGLKMRPIVDRIDDNMTELAKRKERLAEKARDDAAKTFAEAKFLVIALLLVAIALGTGIALFISRQLSKGLTAVAHAAEGIAHGDLDQRLDIKSNDELGDMAQSFRAMIENLRQVIGGVRASAQSVAAGSDQISSGAEELSKTSQAQAAATEQTSSSMEEIAANIQQVAGNAQTLSDNVASTSSSIEEMAASVQQVAGNADDLASAVAETSASIEEMTQSIQQVAVRVSEANQEANEANRLAQSGAQSVQQTVTGMTQIQQTMHEVLHVIEELGKSSSEIGNIIEVIDDIAEQTNLLALNAAIEAARAGEHGRGFAVVADEVRKLAERSARATGEIASLIKGIQHETAQAIASTKQGDEAIQTGSRLAATAGDSLEAIVASIGRVGAHMTHITQATQEQSHAAGQISLAVGNMSTLTDQTAIATREQANASQQIMRSVEAMNRMTLQVSNATVEQRKGGDMILRAVEDISSSTQESVSATSQIAQAAGDLQSQAQQLLDAIAFFKDGQAEQPRTARTAIAPPAQATRLIAQGR; translated from the coding sequence ATGCGATTGAAGATCGGCACGAAGCTGCTGTCCGGGTTCGGCATCATCCTGGCGCTGACGGCCATCGTCGGGCTCGCCTCGCTCGCGAAGCTCAACGCCGTCAATGACCTCTTGATCGACATGTACGAGCGGCAGGCCATGGGCCTCTCGGTCATCAAGGAAGCGAACCTCAACTTGATCTACCTGGACCGCTCCGAGAAGAACGCCATCCTCTCGGATGACGCGACCGATATCGAGAAGCGCATCACCCGGTCGGACACCTACCTCTCGCGCCTCAAGGAGCTGCTGACGCAGTACCGGTCCTTGATCGTGACCGACGAGGCACGCCGGATCCAAAGCGAGACCGTCGAGCTCGTCCGCGAGCTCGAACCCTACTTGTCCCAAGCCCATACGCTCACGCGGGCCAACCGGGACGCCGAGGCCACCCAGCTCGGCCTCAAGATGCGGCCCATCGTCGATCGCATCGACGACAACATGACCGAGCTCGCCAAGCGCAAGGAGCGCCTCGCCGAGAAAGCCCGCGACGACGCGGCGAAGACCTTCGCCGAAGCCAAGTTTCTCGTCATCGCCCTCTTGCTCGTCGCCATCGCCCTCGGCACCGGCATCGCCCTCTTCATCTCCCGGCAGCTCTCGAAGGGCCTCACCGCCGTCGCCCACGCGGCCGAAGGCATCGCCCACGGCGACCTGGACCAGCGCCTCGACATCAAGAGCAATGACGAGTTGGGCGACATGGCCCAGAGCTTCCGCGCGATGATCGAGAACCTCCGCCAGGTCATCGGCGGCGTGCGCGCAAGTGCCCAGTCGGTGGCCGCCGGCAGTGACCAGATCAGCTCGGGCGCCGAAGAGCTCTCCAAGACCTCGCAGGCCCAGGCGGCCGCCACCGAGCAGACTTCGAGCTCCATGGAGGAGATCGCGGCCAACATCCAGCAGGTTGCAGGCAACGCCCAGACCCTTAGCGACAACGTGGCGAGCACCTCCAGCTCGATCGAGGAGATGGCCGCGAGCGTCCAGCAGGTGGCGGGCAACGCCGACGATTTGGCCTCGGCCGTCGCCGAGACCTCGGCCTCGATCGAGGAGATGACCCAGAGCATCCAGCAGGTCGCCGTCCGCGTAAGCGAGGCCAACCAGGAGGCCAACGAAGCCAACCGCCTCGCCCAGAGCGGCGCGCAGTCGGTCCAGCAGACCGTGACGGGCATGACCCAGATCCAGCAGACCATGCACGAGGTGCTCCACGTGATCGAAGAGCTCGGCAAGAGCTCCAGCGAAATCGGCAACATCATCGAAGTGATCGACGACATCGCCGAGCAGACCAACCTCCTGGCCCTCAACGCCGCCATCGAAGCGGCCCGCGCCGGGGAGCACGGCCGCGGCTTCGCGGTGGTCGCCGACGAGGTCCGCAAGCTCGCCGAGCGCTCGGCCCGCGCCACCGGCGAGATCGCAAGCCTCATCAAGGGGATCCAGCACGAGACCGCCCAGGCGATCGCCTCGACCAAGCAAGGTGACGAAGCCATCCAGACGGGCAGCCGCCTGGCGGCGACCGCCGGGGACTCGCTCGAAGCCATCGTCGCCTCCATCGGCCGGGTGGGCGCGCACATGACCCACATCACCCAGGCCACCCAGGAGCAGTCGCACGCTGCGGGCCAGATCTCGCTGGCCGTGGGCAACATGAGCACCCTCACCGACCAGACCGCCATCGCCACGCGCGAGCAGGCCAACGCCTCTCAGCAGATCATGCGCTCCGTCGAGGCCATGAACCGCATGACCCTACAGGTCTCGAATGCCACCGTCGAGCAGCGCAAGGGCGGCGACATGATCCTGCGCGCCGTCGAAGACATCTCCAGCTCGACCCAGGAGTCCGTCTCGGCCACCAGCCAGATCGCCCAGGCCGCCGGCGACCTCCAGTCCCAGGCCCAGCAGTTGCTCGATGCGATCGCCTTCTTCAAGGACGGCCAAGCCGAGCAGCCCAGGACCGCACGGACGGCGATCGCCCCGCCCGCGCAGGCCACCCGCCTGATCGCCCAAGGGCGCTAG